In a single window of the Gammaproteobacteria bacterium genome:
- a CDS encoding LysR family transcriptional regulator, with product MKLNGQILAALRTFEAAASCGSFTKAAKQLHITAAAVSQQMANLESQLKLCLFERHSRGIRLTPCGEQLLNTVQPSLDNIAATIDKLQVSNITSNQLRIKSTPSFAYKWLVPRLQHFYQEFPEIKIQIFADSALVDKATTDYDLVIDFGPIPYPGNEAELLLAEALIPVMSPAYAQQFNWHDPKCWAQVNLLHDAMPWLGASPDSEWRYWFNAMALDNNDSSQGHSFNRTDLAMEAAAAGQGVALARQALLGDDISKGNLVAPFAPIKAGFGYYLLQGRSSKVQSSLHAIESFKGWIQQQVLHWEQTQKNH from the coding sequence CATGTGGCAGTTTTACTAAGGCAGCCAAGCAGTTACATATAACGGCTGCCGCGGTTAGTCAGCAAATGGCTAATTTAGAATCGCAGCTTAAGTTATGCTTGTTCGAACGCCATTCTCGCGGTATTCGCCTGACACCTTGTGGTGAGCAGTTGTTGAATACGGTGCAACCAAGTTTAGATAATATCGCAGCCACCATCGATAAATTGCAAGTGAGCAACATCACGAGCAATCAGTTACGGATTAAATCAACCCCGTCTTTTGCTTATAAATGGCTAGTACCGCGTTTACAGCATTTTTATCAAGAATTCCCCGAAATTAAAATTCAAATTTTCGCCGACAGCGCCTTGGTTGATAAGGCGACCACTGATTATGATCTAGTGATTGATTTTGGCCCGATCCCATATCCTGGCAATGAAGCCGAGTTATTGTTAGCCGAGGCGCTTATTCCGGTGATGAGTCCGGCTTATGCGCAACAATTTAATTGGCACGATCCCAAGTGCTGGGCGCAGGTTAATTTATTACACGATGCGATGCCTTGGCTCGGGGCGAGCCCCGACAGTGAATGGCGTTATTGGTTTAATGCAATGGCGCTAGATAATAATGATAGTAGCCAAGGGCATTCATTTAACCGTACCGACTTGGCGATGGAAGCCGCGGCAGCAGGGCAGGGTGTGGCACTGGCCCGTCAGGCTTTGCTCGGCGATGATATAAGCAAAGGTAATTTAGTGGCACCTTTTGCGCCGATTAAGGCGGGATTTGGCTATTACTTATTGCAGGGTCGATCATCGAAAGTACAGTCTTCGTTGCACGCCATTGAGAGCTTTAAAGGCTGGATCCAACAACAAGTATTGCACTGGGAGCAGACCCAAAAAAACCACTAA